A portion of the Tachypleus tridentatus isolate NWPU-2018 unplaced genomic scaffold, ASM421037v1 Hic_cluster_1, whole genome shotgun sequence genome contains these proteins:
- the LOC143241686 gene encoding uncharacterized protein LOC143241686: MAFPKPHKPDCPLRPIMSTNESFKYNLGKYIAWAFSKYVTSASSFIKDSFNFKSNLNQLNHKALMASFDVISLFTEVPTTEACKIALELYIQDPNPSIDIPNNQLATITEFTMMKTNFMFNNQNYIQTNGLSMSNPVSPVLANIFMTQVETQAINTALHPPLYWYRYVDDTVVEFKSTEHILNFFNHINSIHPNINFTCEQEESNHISFVNFKITRTDTQFKTRIHQKSPILDYTFLGTQHMKQKLNILRNQINTDIKLCSPDKINNELDKIKQYFISINKFPPQTVQNIIRTHLDRKQNQPTKVNISDKSKSHETIYCCIPYIPDISRQITNIWQKLITKYDIQLIPNLFKTRNKTKIYTM, encoded by the coding sequence atggcattcccaaaacctcataaaccagattgtccattacgaccaataatgtccacaaatGAATCGTTTAaatacaatcttggtaaatacatagcatgggcattctccaaatatgtaacatcagccagctcattcatcaaagactcttttaatttcaagtctaatctaaatcaacttaatcataaagccttaatggccagtttcgatgttatatccctctttacagaagttccaaccactgaagcctgcaagatagccttagaactctatatccaagaccctaacccatctatagacattcccaacaaccaattagcaactatcacagaattcaccatgatgaagacaaacttcatgttcaacaaccaaaactatatacaaacaaatggcctaagcatgagcaacccagtatcaccagttctagccaatatttttatgacacaagttgaaacacaagcaattaacacagcattacatccaccactatactggtacagatatgtagatgacacggttgtggaattcaaatctacagaacacatacttaattttttcaatcacattaactctatacatcccaacattaacttcacatgtgaacaggaagaaagcaatcacatatcatttgttaacttcaaaattacaagaaccgatacacaatttaaaacacgAATCCaccaaaaatcacccatactggactatacattccttgggactcagcacatgaaacaaaaactcaacatactaagaaaccaaataaacacagacataaaactatgctcaccagataaaattaacaatgaattagacaaaataaaacaatacttcatcagtatcaataagtttcctccacaaaccgtacaaaatattatacgcacacacctagacagaaagcaaaatcaaccaacaaaagtaaatatatctgaCAAATCAAAaagtcacgaaaccatatactgctgcataccatatattcccgacatcagcagacaaataaccaacatttggcaaaaactaataacaaaatatgacattcagttaataccaaatttattcaaaaccaggaacaaaactaagatctatactatgtaa